Proteins from a genomic interval of Triplophysa dalaica isolate WHDGS20190420 chromosome 21, ASM1584641v1, whole genome shotgun sequence:
- the LOC130410061 gene encoding syntaxin-10, whose protein sequence is MSMEDPFFVVKGEVQKALSKAQGLYDRWEELLQDETPVSRDELDWSTNELRNCLRAIDWDLEDLHETISIVEANPGKFRLGEHELQERKDFVERTRKSVELMKDQLASPSAVAQAERKNKQALLGATAKDRHAGLEPHLVSANSRYIQEQQEQQQLIVLDQDEKLELVSGSIRVLKDMSNRIGDELDEQSVMLGEFSEEMDQTGSRMDSVLKKMEKVSHMTSSRRQWCAIGVLVIILIVVLILFFAI, encoded by the exons ATGTCGATGGAAGATCCTTTTTTCGTAGTTAAAGG TGAGGTGCAGAAGGCCCTGTCCAAAGCACAGGGGCTGTATGACCGCTGGGAGGAGCTTCTCCAGGATGAGACACCTGTCAGTCGAGATGAGTTGGACTGGAGCACCAATGAACTCCGTAACTGCCTGAGAGCCATCGATTGGGACTTAGAGGACTTGCATGAAACCATAA GTATTGTGGAAGCAAACCCTGGAAAGTTCCGGTTAGGAGAGCATGAACTACAGGAGAGGAAAGACTTTGTGGAGCGAACGCGAAAATCTGTCGAG ctgATGAAGGATCAGCTCGCCAGCCCTTCGGCTGTGGCCCAGGCAGAGAGGAAGAACAAACAGGCTCTGCTGGGGGCCACAGCAAAAGATCGCCATGCCGGCCTGGAGCCCCATCTGGTGTCTGCAAACTCCAGATACATTCAGGAGCAACAGGAACAACAGCAG CTTATCGTGCTGGACCAGGATGAGAAGTTGGAGTTGGTATCTGGCAGTATCCGTGTCCTAAAGGACATGTCCAACAGGATAGGAGACGAGCTGGATGAGCAGTCTGT taTGCTTGGTGAATTTAGTGAGGAAATGGACCAGACCGGTTCTAGAATGGACTCCGTGTTGAAGAAAATGGAGAAGGTTTCACACATGACCAGCA GTCGGAGGCAGTGGTGTGCTATCGGAGTTCTTGTAATCATTCTGATTGTGGTTCTCATCCTGTTTTTCGCAATTTAA
- the ier2b gene encoding immediate early response 2b: MDTEARRIMALSISKLYSSRTQCGGLRLHRSLLLSMTMRAARDIYHAAVLLRESEQEQVVPCAPEEPMDTKYHDTVKDTEDQDTVNDSLKEVNTREPKDNLEEDKENHDSKSRKRRCKTAVEPDFLPPKKARMDTDEERQEVLKPNNGNSCRQTETLTAFPTNRAVVAC, translated from the coding sequence ATGGACACAGAGGCCAGGAGAATTATGGCTCTGTCCATTAGTAAACTGTATTCGTCAAGGACCCAGTGCGGGGGATTGAGACTCCACCGGAGTCTCCTTCTCTCCATGACCATGAGGGCCGCCCGGGACATCTACCACGCCGCCGTACTGCTCCGAGAATCGGAGCAGGAACAGGTCGTTCCGTGCGCCCCGGAGGAACCCATGGACACTAAATATCATGACACTGTCAAGGACACTGAAGATCAAGACACTGTCAACGACTCTCTGAAGGAGGTGAACACTCGTGAACCCAAAGACAATTTGGAAGAGGACAAAGAGAACCATGACTCGAAATCCAGGAAGCGCCGTTGTAAGACGGCAGTCGAGCCTGACTTTTTGCCTCCGAAGAAGGCAAGAATGGACACAGACGAGGAGAGGCAAGAGGTTTTAAAACCGAATAATGGAAACAGCTGTCGCCAAACTGAAACGCTGACAGCGTTCCCGACAAATAGAGCCGTCGTGGCGTGTTGA